The following coding sequences are from one Malaciobacter pacificus window:
- the tkt gene encoding transketolase: MPKQLLQKQADTIRFLAADMVQKANSGHPGAPMGLADIATVLSNHLNLNPANEKWLNRDRLVFSGGHATGLVYSLLHLWGFDVSINDMKNFRQTHSKTPGHPEYGHTHGIEITTGPLGQGIANAVGFAAAAKYAQNTLGKDVINHKVYCLCGDGDLQEGISYEATATAGHLNLDNLVIIYDSNSITIEGDTSIAWSENVKKRFQAIDFEVIEIDGHNFDQIDKALVSAKTCDKPVLIIAKTAIAKGSATMEGSHHSHGAPLGEDDIAASKKNAGFDPEEKFFVPADVKGAFDKLIKGSIAENEWNESLSAETKAKIEELQNPNFDSVEYPTFEADSSVATRDSNHKILNAIAAAVPGFLGGSADLGPSNKTELKGEGDFPNGRNIHFGIKEHAMAAIANAMNLYGLFRVYSATFFVFSDYLKPSARIAALAGIPQHFVWTHDSIGVGEDGPTHQPIEHLSQFRALPNFYTFRPADATENVESWKVALKMNAPTAFVCSRQGLRVLKDERAYGEVANGAYLVKKRDNANITIMASGSELMLALQTACKLEDEGIFANIVSVPCFDLLMEQDKEYVSKIIDPSTKVFAVEAARGLEYYKYADFVYGMETFGASGPAGDLFEEFGFTIDKLKAKIIADFKN, translated from the coding sequence ATGCCAAAACAATTACTACAAAAACAAGCTGATACAATCAGATTCTTAGCAGCAGATATGGTTCAAAAAGCAAACTCAGGACACCCAGGTGCGCCTATGGGACTTGCTGATATTGCAACAGTATTAAGTAATCACTTAAATTTAAACCCAGCAAATGAAAAATGGTTAAATAGAGATAGACTAGTATTCTCAGGTGGTCATGCTACGGGATTAGTGTATTCTTTATTACACCTTTGGGGATTTGATGTGTCAATTAATGATATGAAAAACTTCAGACAAACTCACTCTAAAACTCCAGGTCATCCAGAGTATGGACATACTCATGGTATTGAAATAACTACTGGTCCTTTAGGTCAAGGTATTGCAAATGCTGTTGGTTTTGCTGCAGCTGCTAAATATGCTCAAAACACTTTAGGAAAAGATGTAATCAATCACAAAGTTTACTGTTTATGTGGAGATGGAGATTTACAAGAGGGTATTTCATACGAAGCAACTGCAACTGCAGGTCATTTAAACTTAGATAACTTAGTAATTATTTATGATTCAAACTCTATTACAATTGAAGGTGATACTTCTATTGCATGGTCTGAGAATGTTAAGAAAAGATTCCAAGCTATTGATTTTGAAGTAATTGAAATCGATGGACATAATTTTGACCAAATTGATAAAGCTTTAGTATCTGCTAAAACTTGTGATAAACCAGTATTAATCATCGCTAAAACTGCTATTGCAAAAGGTAGTGCAACTATGGAAGGAAGCCATCACTCACATGGTGCTCCATTAGGTGAAGATGATATTGCTGCATCTAAGAAAAATGCAGGATTTGACCCAGAAGAAAAATTCTTTGTTCCTGCTGATGTAAAAGGTGCATTTGATAAATTAATCAAAGGTTCTATTGCAGAAAATGAGTGGAATGAATCTTTAAGTGCAGAAACTAAAGCAAAAATTGAAGAGTTACAAAACCCTAACTTTGACTCTGTTGAGTACCCAACTTTTGAAGCTGATTCAAGTGTAGCTACAAGAGACTCAAACCATAAAATCTTAAATGCAATCGCTGCAGCAGTTCCTGGATTCTTAGGTGGAAGTGCAGACTTAGGACCATCTAATAAAACTGAGTTAAAAGGTGAGGGTGATTTCCCAAATGGTAGAAATATTCACTTTGGTATCAAAGAACACGCAATGGCAGCAATTGCAAATGCAATGAATTTATATGGATTATTTAGAGTATACTCAGCAACTTTCTTTGTATTTAGTGATTACTTAAAACCATCTGCTAGAATAGCAGCTCTTGCAGGTATTCCTCAACACTTTGTATGGACACATGATTCTATTGGTGTAGGTGAAGATGGACCAACTCACCAACCAATTGAACATTTATCTCAATTTAGAGCTTTACCAAACTTCTATACATTTAGACCTGCTGATGCAACTGAAAATGTTGAGTCTTGGAAAGTAGCACTTAAAATGAATGCACCTACTGCATTTGTATGTTCAAGACAAGGTTTACGAGTATTAAAAGATGAGAGAGCTTACGGTGAAGTAGCAAATGGTGCATACTTAGTTAAGAAAAGAGACAATGCAAATATTACTATTATGGCAAGTGGTTCAGAGTTAATGTTAGCATTACAAACAGCTTGTAAATTAGAAGATGAAGGTATTTTTGCAAATATCGTTTCAGTACCTTGTTTTGATTTATTAATGGAACAAGATAAAGAGTATGTTTCAAAAATTATTGACCCTTCAACTAAAGTATTTGCTGTAGAAGCTGCAAGAGGTTTAGAATACTACAAATATGCAGACTTTGTATATGGTATGGAAACATTTGGAGCTTCAGGACCAGCTGGTGATTTATTTGAAGAGTTCGGATTTACTATTGATAAATTAAAAGCTAAAATCATAGCTGACTTTAAAAACTAA
- a CDS encoding gamma-glutamylcyclotransferase family protein, whose protein sequence is MKETLFVYGTLMPNCPNGHVLEEIVGKFVPATVKGKLIDAGWSASMGYPGIRLDAGNDTIHGYLFYSDNLIDKWDYLDEFEGDEFERTPVTVERYDELEVDTFIYTLKPEIMDMAEE, encoded by the coding sequence TTGAAAGAGACACTATTTGTATATGGAACACTAATGCCAAATTGCCCAAATGGACACGTATTAGAAGAGATTGTTGGAAAATTTGTACCCGCAACTGTCAAAGGAAAATTGATAGATGCAGGTTGGAGTGCTAGTATGGGATATCCTGGAATTAGACTTGATGCAGGAAATGACACAATACATGGGTATTTGTTTTATAGTGATAATTTAATTGATAAATGGGATTATTTAGATGAGTTTGAAGGTGATGAGTTTGAGCGAACACCTGTAACTGTTGAGAGATATGATGAGCTTGAAGTTGATACTTTTATTTATACTTTAAAGCCTGAAATTATGGATATGGCAGAGGAATAA
- a CDS encoding NAD(P)-dependent oxidoreductase, protein MAIGFIGLGNLGRAITTRLNDVGEQLVVYNRNQDKIKDLPYEKAQTPRELYSKCDVIFMCLFDSNAVSQIFSMENGLLCDEIKGKTIIDLTTNHYDDVLKFHDIVNSMGGNYLENPVFGSVAPALQGALTVVSSGKKEVFQSVKPILEKIAKEIFHLETPSSATKMKLINNLCLGSFMATLAECTAMAENCEIPKDKALEILGVGGGQSLVLKAKTQKLIDEDFSAHFSNNAINKDLHLLQDLAFKMQKPLYSAAVPKELFSKMKDMGKGEEDFCSIYQLFKG, encoded by the coding sequence ATGGCAATAGGATTTATTGGATTAGGAAATTTAGGTAGAGCTATTACAACAAGACTTAATGATGTTGGTGAGCAGCTTGTAGTATATAATAGAAATCAAGATAAAATTAAAGATTTACCTTACGAAAAAGCTCAAACTCCAAGAGAACTATATTCAAAATGTGACGTGATTTTTATGTGTCTGTTTGACTCAAATGCAGTTAGTCAAATTTTCTCTATGGAAAATGGATTATTATGTGATGAAATTAAAGGTAAAACTATCATTGACTTGACAACAAATCACTATGATGATGTTTTAAAATTTCATGACATAGTAAATTCTATGGGTGGAAACTATTTAGAAAATCCAGTATTTGGTAGCGTGGCTCCTGCATTACAAGGTGCTTTAACAGTAGTTAGTTCTGGTAAAAAAGAGGTATTCCAAAGTGTTAAACCAATTTTAGAAAAAATTGCAAAAGAGATTTTCCACTTAGAAACGCCATCAAGTGCTACAAAAATGAAACTTATTAATAATCTTTGTTTAGGTTCATTTATGGCAACACTTGCAGAGTGTACTGCAATGGCTGAGAATTGTGAAATACCAAAAGATAAAGCTTTAGAAATTCTTGGAGTTGGTGGTGGTCAATCACTAGTACTTAAAGCTAAAACTCAAAAGTTAATTGATGAAGATTTCTCAGCACATTTTTCAAATAATGCAATAAATAAAGACTTACATCTATTACAGGATTTAGCTTTTAAAATGCAAAAGCCACTATATAGTGCAGCAGTTCCTAAGGAGTTGTTTTCTAAAATGAAAGATATGGGTAAAGGAGAAGAAGATTTCTGTTCAATTTATCAATTATTTAAAGGATAA
- a CDS encoding metalloregulator ArsR/SmtB family transcription factor, with product MDIFLKSVSALNDETRVKLLKFINIHGKCCVCDLENSFDMIQSRLSRHLKILKEAGFLRVDRQGRWAYYSVRFPLDEFRTSCIKEIETLQMELPSLKKVCENKED from the coding sequence ATGGATATATTTTTAAAATCAGTTAGTGCCTTAAATGATGAAACAAGAGTAAAACTTCTAAAATTTATAAACATTCATGGTAAGTGTTGTGTTTGTGATTTAGAAAATTCATTTGATATGATTCAATCACGTCTTTCTAGACATTTAAAAATCCTAAAAGAAGCTGGGTTTTTAAGAGTTGATAGGCAAGGTCGATGGGCTTATTATAGTGTCAGATTTCCACTTGATGAGTTTAGAACATCTTGCATAAAAGAGATTGAAACACTACAAATGGAGTTACCATCATTAAAAAAAGTTTGTGAAAATAAGGAAGATTAA
- the chrA gene encoding chromate efflux transporter, translated as MKQLNIFWQFFVLGLFSFGGPMAHISFFRKRFVEKLNWLSDEDFSKIVALSQFLPGPSSSQVGFTIGLKKGGVIGAIIAFIAFTIPSFLLLYFAAIFQSQYSENNLVIALIYGLKLFAVIVVADATIGMFNSLCKTSISRIIFVFSVLILILFQSFYIQLLVIILSALLSLVFSKKIENKKDEKRYIKPYFLPLFLFFIFLIVFPIIENQNSLLELFNSFYQVGSLVFGGGHVVLPLISSNVDIEQNSFLTAYSLAQAVPGPMFTIASYIGAIFYENSPFVGSLVATIAIFLPGFLLILGFYKSFESYSSNLVVSRIIVGVNASVVAILFVTLCLIVIPSAVFDIYDLSFALMGVFLMRKYKLPILLLIVVYCLYGIGFN; from the coding sequence ATGAAACAGTTAAATATTTTTTGGCAATTCTTTGTTCTAGGACTTTTTAGCTTTGGTGGGCCAATGGCTCATATTAGTTTTTTTAGAAAAAGATTTGTTGAAAAATTAAACTGGTTAAGTGATGAGGATTTTTCAAAAATAGTAGCACTTAGTCAGTTTTTACCAGGACCTAGTTCTTCTCAGGTTGGTTTTACAATAGGACTTAAAAAAGGTGGAGTAATTGGAGCTATAATTGCTTTTATTGCTTTTACAATACCATCTTTTTTACTTTTATATTTTGCAGCAATTTTTCAAAGTCAATATTCTGAAAATAACTTAGTAATTGCATTAATTTATGGGCTTAAACTTTTTGCAGTAATTGTGGTTGCTGATGCAACAATAGGGATGTTTAATAGTTTGTGTAAAACCTCAATAAGTAGAATAATATTTGTATTTAGTGTATTAATATTAATACTATTTCAAAGTTTTTATATTCAATTACTTGTGATTATTTTATCTGCGTTACTTTCTCTTGTTTTTTCAAAAAAGATAGAGAATAAAAAAGATGAGAAAAGATATATAAAACCTTATTTTTTACCTCTTTTCTTGTTTTTTATTTTTTTAATTGTTTTTCCAATTATTGAAAATCAAAATAGTTTGTTAGAATTATTTAACTCTTTTTATCAAGTAGGAAGTTTAGTCTTTGGTGGAGGGCATGTTGTATTACCTCTTATTAGTAGTAATGTAGATATTGAACAAAATAGTTTTTTAACTGCATATTCTTTAGCCCAAGCAGTTCCTGGTCCAATGTTTACAATAGCTAGTTACATTGGAGCTATATTTTATGAGAACTCTCCTTTTGTTGGAAGTCTTGTAGCAACAATTGCTATATTTTTACCAGGCTTTTTATTAATACTTGGTTTTTACAAAAGTTTTGAAAGTTATTCAAGTAATTTAGTTGTTTCAAGAATTATTGTTGGAGTAAATGCAAGTGTTGTTGCAATACTTTTTGTTACACTTTGTTTAATTGTTATTCCTAGTGCAGTTTTTGATATATATGATTTATCTTTTGCACTAATGGGGGTATTTTTAATGAGAAAATATAAACTACCAATTTTACTTTTAATTGTTGTTTATTGTTTATATGGAATAGGATTTAATTGA
- a CDS encoding arsenic transporter yields the protein MFIASLIFIVTLVFVIWQPKNLQIGTTAVIGAIVALVVGVVSLDDVFIVTDIVWDATLAFIGIIILSMVLDEIGFFEWCALKMAKFSNGNGTLMFIYSILLGAFVSALFANDGAALILTPILLAKMRILNLNMKSIIAFLLAGGFISDSASLPFVFSNLTNIVTANYFDIGFMEYLQNMIIPYIVSVFVSIIFLYLILRKDIPKTIDTSLLKEPSSVLKNVKLFYLAWIFLAVLLVGYFVGDAYDLPVSVFALGGGIIFLIIAKLFNAVKPVHIIKEAPWQVVWFSIGLYIVVYGLKNEGLTDYLTLVLHDLAQRGDTIAIIGTGFLSAFLSAIMNNMPTVMIMDIALQNMGESMNQALAYANIIGCNLGPKMTPFGSLATLLWLHVLAKKGVNISFAQYSKFGLIITPPVLFIVLLSLV from the coding sequence ATGTTTATTGCTAGTTTAATTTTTATTGTAACTTTAGTGTTTGTTATTTGGCAACCAAAAAATTTACAAATTGGTACAACAGCAGTTATTGGAGCAATTGTTGCTTTAGTTGTTGGTGTTGTAAGTTTAGATGATGTTTTTATTGTAACTGATATTGTGTGGGATGCCACTTTAGCTTTTATTGGAATTATTATTTTATCTATGGTTTTAGATGAGATTGGTTTCTTTGAATGGTGTGCTTTAAAAATGGCAAAGTTTTCAAATGGAAATGGAACTTTGATGTTTATTTATTCTATTTTACTTGGAGCTTTTGTTTCTGCATTATTTGCAAATGATGGGGCGGCACTTATTTTAACTCCAATTTTACTTGCAAAAATGAGAATATTAAATTTAAATATGAAATCAATCATTGCATTTTTACTTGCAGGTGGTTTTATAAGTGATAGTGCATCTTTACCTTTTGTATTTTCAAACCTTACAAATATTGTAACAGCAAACTATTTTGATATTGGATTTATGGAGTATTTACAAAATATGATTATTCCTTATATTGTAAGTGTGTTTGTTTCAATAATATTTTTATATTTAATTTTAAGAAAAGATATACCAAAAACTATTGACACTTCTTTATTAAAAGAACCAAGTAGTGTTTTAAAAAATGTAAAACTGTTTTATTTAGCTTGGATATTTTTAGCTGTTTTATTAGTGGGGTATTTTGTAGGAGATGCTTATGATTTACCAGTTTCTGTTTTTGCTTTAGGTGGAGGAATTATCTTTTTAATTATTGCAAAATTATTTAATGCTGTAAAACCTGTACATATTATAAAAGAAGCACCATGGCAAGTAGTTTGGTTTAGTATAGGTTTATATATTGTTGTTTATGGATTAAAAAACGAAGGTCTTACGGATTATTTAACTTTAGTATTACATGATTTAGCTCAAAGAGGAGATACAATTGCAATTATTGGAACAGGGTTTTTATCAGCATTCTTATCTGCAATTATGAACAATATGCCAACAGTTATGATTATGGATATAGCTTTACAAAATATGGGCGAGTCAATGAATCAAGCCTTAGCTTATGCAAATATTATAGGTTGTAACTTAGGACCAAAAATGACACCGTTTGGTAGCTTAGCTACGCTATTATGGCTTCATGTATTGGCTAAAAAAGGTGTTAATATATCATTTGCTCAATATAGTAAATTTGGACTTATAATAACACCACCTGTATTATTTATAGTTTTATTATCATTGGTGTAA
- a CDS encoding arsenate reductase ArsC, with translation MDKKVLILCTGNSCRSIIAEALINAKLDGISSDSSGVKASGRVNPNAQKLLTEKGIWKEEYHSKTIDKVIDNEYDLVVTVCDHANETCPMFPKAVKVIHVGFEDPDGKGFEAFEETYKEIEEILLPKVVEALK, from the coding sequence ATGGATAAAAAAGTTTTAATTTTATGTACGGGTAACTCTTGTAGAAGTATAATCGCAGAAGCATTAATCAATGCAAAACTTGATGGTATAAGTTCTGATTCTAGTGGAGTTAAGGCAAGTGGTAGAGTAAATCCAAATGCTCAAAAACTATTGACTGAAAAAGGTATTTGGAAGGAAGAGTATCACTCAAAGACTATAGATAAAGTAATTGATAATGAGTATGATTTAGTAGTAACTGTTTGTGATCATGCTAATGAGACTTGTCCAATGTTTCCAAAAGCTGTAAAAGTTATTCATGTAGGTTTTGAAGACCCAGATGGAAAAGGTTTTGAAGCATTTGAAGAGACATATAAAGAGATTGAAGAGATTTTACTTCCAAAAGTTGTTGAAGCATTAAAATAG
- a CDS encoding arsenate reductase ArsC produces MKTNVLFICSHNTTRSQIGEALLRKFGGEDFIVESAGIEPGSLNPMAVEVLKQTEDMDISTYTTNKVLDLYKDGKHFHYVITVCDEAKKEPCPIFPGLDGVLHWNITSPACDGTYEEKKEKVINSKNELKENVLEFISLVKNQHIKSGFPLKWRLNQ; encoded by the coding sequence TTGAAAACAAATGTTTTATTTATTTGTAGTCATAATACTACAAGAAGTCAAATTGGTGAAGCTTTATTAAGAAAATTTGGTGGTGAAGATTTTATAGTTGAAAGTGCTGGAATTGAACCAGGAAGTTTAAACCCAATGGCAGTTGAGGTTTTAAAGCAGACAGAAGATATGGATATCTCAACTTATACTACAAATAAAGTATTAGATTTATACAAAGATGGAAAACATTTTCACTATGTTATTACTGTTTGTGATGAAGCTAAAAAAGAGCCTTGTCCAATTTTCCCTGGACTTGATGGAGTACTTCATTGGAATATTACAAGTCCTGCATGCGATGGAACTTATGAAGAAAAAAAAGAAAAAGTTATAAATTCAAAAAATGAATTAAAAGAAAATGTTTTAGAGTTTATATCTTTAGTAAAAAATCAACATATAAAATCTGGTTTTCCCCTAAAATGGCGTTTAAATCAATAA
- a CDS encoding manganese efflux pump MntP family protein encodes MELILIAIALAMDSVAVSIASGSKYKNISFGTTLKIAAFMGIFQGLMPLIGYFAGSLFADFVDSFDHFIAFIILVYLGYRMIKEAQEDDFEDELSDLKTKTLFFLAIATSIDALAVGITFSFGEVNIWYAVILITLITFVLCLIAVYIGKKLGGFLESKAEFLGGIILIILGFKILLDGLNLI; translated from the coding sequence ATGGAATTAATTTTAATAGCAATTGCATTAGCTATGGATAGTGTAGCAGTTAGTATAGCAAGTGGAAGTAAATATAAAAATATTAGCTTTGGTACAACTTTAAAAATAGCTGCTTTTATGGGAATATTTCAAGGGCTTATGCCTTTAATTGGATATTTTGCTGGAAGTTTATTTGCAGATTTTGTTGATAGTTTTGATCACTTTATTGCTTTTATAATTCTTGTTTATTTAGGATATAGAATGATAAAAGAAGCACAAGAAGATGATTTTGAAGATGAGTTAAGTGATTTAAAAACTAAAACACTTTTTTTCTTAGCAATAGCAACTAGTATTGATGCTTTAGCAGTAGGGATTACTTTTTCTTTTGGAGAAGTTAACATTTGGTATGCAGTTATTTTAATAACACTAATTACTTTTGTTTTATGTTTAATAGCTGTTTATATTGGAAAGAAGCTTGGAGGATTTTTAGAATCTAAAGCTGAGTTTTTAGGTGGAATTATCTTAATAATTCTTGGATTTAAAATTTTATTAGATGGATTAAATTTAATATAG
- a CDS encoding permease, with protein MFYYWEKLLDYLIYDIFGMTKDSHLTSALHFFIYDTVKILFLLVVIIYIVTFLRSYFPVEKIRDYLSGKHKLLGHVFAAFFGILTPFCSCSAIPLFLGFLQARIPLGVTFSYLISAPLSDAVVIALLFSLFGVKITLLYMACALLIAIIAGLVIDSMNLEKEVLLDVKPANCCSSNSDETTISINQRTKEAWRDSFDILKKIYIYVIIGIGIGAFIHGYIPSELISKYAGGDVWYAPILAVIMGIPMYSSAAGMLPLIEVLTSKGMLLGTALSFMMAVVALSLPEAMILKRVLSMKLISIFFGTVGFAILLVGFIFNAIL; from the coding sequence ATGTTTTATTATTGGGAAAAACTTTTAGATTATTTAATATATGATATTTTTGGTATGACTAAAGATAGTCATTTAACTTCAGCTTTGCACTTTTTTATTTATGATACAGTGAAAATCTTGTTTTTATTAGTTGTTATTATTTATATTGTGACTTTTTTAAGAAGTTATTTTCCTGTTGAAAAAATAAGAGACTATTTAAGTGGAAAACATAAATTATTAGGTCATGTTTTTGCAGCATTTTTTGGGATATTAACTCCCTTTTGTTCATGTAGTGCAATACCTTTGTTTTTAGGTTTCTTACAAGCTAGAATTCCTCTTGGAGTAACTTTTTCATATCTAATTTCTGCTCCTTTAAGTGATGCTGTTGTAATTGCTTTATTATTCTCATTATTTGGAGTTAAAATTACACTTTTATATATGGCTTGTGCTTTATTAATAGCTATTATCGCAGGACTTGTAATTGACAGTATGAATTTAGAAAAAGAGGTTTTATTAGATGTAAAACCAGCTAATTGTTGTAGCTCAAATAGTGATGAAACTACTATATCAATAAATCAAAGGACTAAAGAGGCTTGGAGGGATAGTTTTGATATTCTAAAGAAAATTTATATCTATGTAATTATTGGTATTGGAATAGGTGCTTTTATTCATGGATATATACCTTCTGAATTAATTTCAAAATATGCAGGTGGAGATGTATGGTATGCACCAATTTTAGCTGTTATTATGGGAATACCTATGTATTCAAGTGCAGCGGGTATGTTACCACTTATTGAAGTATTAACATCAAAAGGTATGCTTTTAGGAACAGCATTATCATTTATGATGGCTGTTGTTGCACTTAGTTTACCAGAAGCTATGATTTTAAAAAGAGTATTATCTATGAAATTAATTTCTATATTT
- a CDS encoding sensor histidine kinase, translating to MRQTQLEDFLQLEEHNKELEKRIEQELQKNREKDKLLFQQSKMAALGEMLGNISHQWRQPLMEINSLFLPIEAKLNLEIPLDNEELLESIKKLNDITKYMSNTIDDFRDFFVKDKEKIEFKLLDQINSTINIISGGLKAHDIKLDIIIQKNPTLVGFKNEYSQVLINIINNAKDILVQRNVENPYIKISIYEKEKNIITTIEDNGGGIKTTPIEKVFDPFFTYEKINGSGIGLFMSKLIIENNMNGKLQVENTAKGALFTISIPKI from the coding sequence ATGAGACAAACACAATTAGAAGATTTCTTACAATTAGAAGAGCATAATAAAGAGCTTGAAAAAAGAATAGAGCAAGAATTACAAAAAAATAGAGAAAAAGATAAACTTCTTTTTCAACAAAGTAAAATGGCAGCTCTTGGTGAAATGTTAGGAAATATTTCACATCAATGGAGACAACCATTAATGGAAATCAATTCTTTATTCTTACCAATTGAAGCAAAATTAAATCTTGAAATTCCCCTTGATAATGAAGAGTTATTAGAATCTATTAAAAAACTAAATGATATTACTAAATATATGTCTAATACTATTGATGATTTTAGAGATTTTTTTGTAAAAGATAAAGAAAAAATAGAGTTTAAATTACTTGATCAAATAAATTCAACCATTAATATTATTAGTGGTGGATTAAAAGCACATGATATAAAACTTGATATTATAATTCAAAAAAACCCTACTTTAGTTGGATTTAAAAATGAGTATTCACAAGTTTTGATTAATATAATTAATAATGCAAAAGATATATTAGTTCAACGAAATGTAGAAAATCCTTATATAAAGATTTCAATTTATGAAAAAGAGAAGAATATTATTACTACAATTGAGGATAATGGTGGAGGTATAAAAACTACTCCCATTGAAAAAGTATTTGACCCTTTTTTTACTTATGAAAAAATAAATGGTTCAGGAATTGGACTTTTTATGTCTAAATTAATAATTGAAAATAACATGAATGGAAAGTTGCAAGTAGAAAATACAGCAAAAGGTGCATTATTTACTATTTCAATCCCTAAAATATAA
- a CDS encoding tautomerase family protein, producing the protein MPHLQFEINKKVAKETKENFVIEIRECFSEVMDTGTDHIAVSIREYDKYSLSIGRADFKDDICLMNLDIREGRTIEKRRELALRFMDIVKNNFGIIQKNQYLTFTEHKGEDFHLVEKYLASWESGEDPLV; encoded by the coding sequence ATGCCACATCTACAGTTTGAAATAAATAAAAAAGTTGCAAAAGAAACAAAAGAAAATTTTGTAATTGAGATTAGAGAGTGTTTTAGTGAAGTTATGGATACAGGAACTGACCACATAGCAGTATCTATTAGAGAATATGATAAGTATAGTCTTAGTATTGGAAGAGCTGATTTTAAAGATGATATTTGTTTAATGAACCTTGATATTAGAGAAGGGCGAACAATTGAAAAAAGAAGAGAATTAGCTCTTAGATTTATGGATATTGTAAAAAACAATTTTGGGATAATCCAAAAAAATCAATACCTTACTTTCACTGAACATAAAGGTGAAGATTTTCATTTAGTTGAGAAATATTTAGCTTCATGGGAGAGTGGGGAAGACCCACTTGTATAA